One Chitinophagaceae bacterium C216 genomic window carries:
- the egtB_3 gene encoding Hercynine oxygenase, which translates to MRITYRHTWFATLCIFIVSVVGAQSPKVIKISDEATVTAIDDILLPTPLPIVSFELDKKPVLPSEVKALIKVTVRPENDFSPGYKAVVTFQNVSDKKINLRNVVPFGTQAKNAYITGYGEHGLSRSHIFLSWRTPVNCILPDNAWELGFSAWDATTSKSICALMRRDRKSAVKTAISRFENVLEPGGSLSYHLYVDYYKGSWQEGLRLMFQERYLYDVDSFDSSLFEREDLKWIRHAYVMHLMMAWDKDYYNAADGKFHLGDFLRKGRKLYGGDDVIGIWPTWPTLGLDQRNQFDMFRDLPGGMEQIRRLVDTCHMMNTKMFVAYNPWDESTRAEDHVLGLADIIRNTNSDGAILDTKGESSKELQEAADGVKKDVIMYSEGMAVPKDMQGIVSGRVHNALYYPPLLSITKFIKPDFAIFRVAELFKEPIQREYATAFFNGYGTELNIFRPGKPEWADEQYRYLGRTSRILRENTYNFTAKNYTPLIPTLRDSIYVNKWPGEEKTIYTIYSIIPEGFMDYLFEVDTAADKHFVDIWHHKEIKPKVINGKVYIPVETDAFSKKYLGTNNEGAVDCIAQFPLLLSTQLFGDTLYIDADRGDSICIWAGNPSYEKTPYTVKAGKHAIKLLEHFGLFEGKFVVQLFSNGILLDENIHEILPGTPRLNSKVSRTPKANGKEKDMVRIPAGTFTFKATNGDEFIPYPSYNQGQVYHMPSFMMDRYPVTNAQYYEFLKSSGYQPKDTVNFLKHWKDGKPVSGEEHYPVVHVSYEDAVAYANWAGKRLPT; encoded by the coding sequence ATGAGAATTACCTATCGTCATACATGGTTTGCTACGCTATGTATATTTATCGTAAGTGTTGTAGGCGCCCAAAGCCCCAAGGTGATAAAGATAAGCGACGAGGCTACGGTTACAGCAATTGATGATATTCTATTGCCTACGCCTTTACCAATTGTGTCTTTTGAGCTTGACAAAAAACCAGTTTTACCTTCTGAAGTTAAAGCATTGATAAAAGTAACGGTGCGTCCAGAGAATGATTTTTCTCCCGGATATAAAGCAGTTGTTACGTTTCAAAACGTTTCTGATAAAAAAATAAATCTTAGAAATGTTGTGCCATTCGGTACTCAGGCCAAAAATGCTTACATAACAGGCTATGGGGAACATGGCTTATCGCGCTCTCATATTTTTCTTTCGTGGCGCACTCCTGTCAATTGTATTTTGCCCGATAATGCATGGGAACTTGGATTTAGTGCTTGGGATGCTACCACATCAAAGTCTATATGTGCTTTGATGCGACGAGATCGTAAGTCAGCAGTAAAAACTGCTATATCCAGATTTGAAAATGTGTTAGAACCGGGAGGTTCCCTTAGTTATCATTTGTATGTTGATTATTATAAAGGTTCTTGGCAAGAGGGTTTACGACTCATGTTTCAAGAACGTTATCTTTATGATGTTGACAGCTTCGATAGTTCATTATTTGAGCGAGAGGATTTAAAATGGATCCGTCATGCGTATGTGATGCATCTCATGATGGCATGGGATAAGGATTATTATAACGCAGCGGATGGTAAATTTCATTTAGGAGATTTTTTAAGAAAAGGCAGAAAATTATACGGTGGTGATGATGTAATTGGTATTTGGCCTACTTGGCCAACGTTGGGTTTGGATCAGCGTAATCAATTTGACATGTTTAGGGATCTCCCTGGTGGAATGGAGCAGATTAGACGATTGGTGGATACCTGTCACATGATGAACACAAAGATGTTTGTGGCATATAATCCTTGGGATGAGAGTACGCGTGCTGAAGATCATGTGTTGGGTCTAGCCGATATTATTCGTAATACCAATAGTGATGGGGCCATCTTAGATACAAAGGGTGAGTCGAGTAAGGAATTGCAAGAGGCTGCAGATGGAGTGAAGAAGGACGTGATCATGTACAGTGAGGGAATGGCGGTGCCAAAGGATATGCAAGGAATTGTATCAGGAAGAGTACATAATGCATTATATTATCCCCCTTTGCTAAGTATTACAAAATTTATAAAGCCCGATTTTGCTATTTTTCGTGTAGCAGAATTATTCAAGGAGCCTATTCAGCGAGAGTATGCTACCGCTTTTTTTAATGGCTACGGTACTGAATTAAATATTTTCAGGCCGGGTAAGCCAGAGTGGGCAGATGAACAATACAGATACCTCGGGCGTACGAGTCGTATTCTGCGAGAGAATACCTATAATTTTACCGCTAAGAACTACACCCCACTAATCCCCACCTTAAGGGATTCTATATACGTCAATAAATGGCCTGGTGAGGAGAAGACCATTTATACGATTTATAGCATCATCCCCGAAGGGTTTATGGATTATCTCTTTGAAGTGGATACGGCTGCAGATAAGCATTTTGTAGATATCTGGCATCATAAGGAAATAAAACCGAAAGTAATTAACGGTAAAGTGTATATACCCGTAGAAACGGATGCCTTTAGCAAAAAATATTTAGGAACTAATAATGAAGGTGCTGTGGATTGTATAGCGCAATTTCCTCTTCTACTTAGTACGCAACTGTTCGGCGATACACTTTATATAGATGCTGATAGAGGTGATAGTATTTGCATATGGGCCGGTAATCCTTCATATGAAAAGACTCCTTATACGGTAAAGGCCGGCAAGCATGCCATAAAATTGCTAGAGCATTTTGGTCTTTTTGAGGGGAAATTTGTAGTGCAGCTATTTTCAAATGGTATATTATTGGATGAAAATATTCATGAGATTTTACCCGGTACTCCCAGGCTGAATAGTAAAGTGAGTAGAACACCTAAAGCCAATGGCAAGGAAAAAGATATGGTGAGAATTCCAGCAGGGACATTTACCTTTAAGGCTACCAATGGTGACGAATTTATCCCATATCCCTCCTACAATCAAGGGCAGGTATATCATATGCCGTCTTTCATGATGGACCGATATCCCGTAACGAATGCACAGTATTATGAGTTTCTGAAAAGCAGTGGCTATCAGCCTAAGGATACAGTAAATTTCTTAAAGCATTGGAAAGATGGAAAACCTGTTTCTGGGGAGGAACACTATCCTGTTGTGCATGTAAGTTATGAAGATGCTGTTGCCTACGCTAATTGGGCCGGTAAGCGATTGCCTACTTAG
- the thrA gene encoding Bifunctional aspartokinase/homoserine dehydrogenase 1, whose amino-acid sequence MKVLKFGGTSVANAENISKVVSIVKNTIREDKAVVVVSALGGLTDMLLKSAAFAAEGNEDYKQLIAEIEKRHFDTVKALIPVAHQSHLLSIVKTAVNEIEDICNGIFLLNEITPRIKDRLAAYGEWLSSQIIAAYMQFDGVKVQWVDAREMIKTNSNYTQAQVDFSLTLPNIARTLDHKSCDVYIVSGFIASNEKGITTTIGRGGSDYTAAIIAAALNADTLEIWTDVSGMMTADPRLAANAKVIDRISYGEAMELSHFGAKVIYPPTLQPVMNKNIPVWIKNTFAPEDPGTLIVNDEQSVVAAASENIVRGISSINNIALLSLEGSGMVGIPGFSKRLFEALSQERINVILITQSSSEHSICVAVDASKAELAKQAVDAAFAGEQALQLVDPLKVETGLSIVALVGEQMKSHPGVSGRMFSALGRNGINVRAIAQGSSEKNISAVVSTEDVAKAINVLHEDFFETTYKQVHLFIVGVGNVGSKLLEQIDQQNAWLQERLKLKINVVGISNSRNMMFHKKGIDLKSWKEELPKAQPASLQDFVEIALSHNLRNSIFVDISANAEVAAVYDRFLQKSVSVVACNKIAASSEYKIYKRLKELASAYNCKFLFETNVGAGLPVIGTLNDLVHSGDKVHKIEAVLSGTLNYVFNHYDGSRSFSEVVRQAQAEGYTEPDPRLDLGGTDVMRKILILAREAGYEMEMSDIVNNAFLPAECMEGSVEAFYECMQRHEAHFRKLLEEAKEKNCKLKFVATFENGKAAVGLQHISPDNDLYNLYGKDNVVLFYTSRYAEQPLVIKGAGAGADVTASGVFADIVRAAQ is encoded by the coding sequence ATGAAGGTTTTAAAATTTGGTGGCACATCTGTAGCCAATGCGGAAAATATCAGTAAGGTTGTATCTATTGTAAAGAATACTATCAGAGAGGATAAAGCAGTTGTAGTAGTATCGGCTTTGGGTGGACTGACGGATATGCTTTTAAAATCGGCTGCTTTTGCTGCAGAGGGTAATGAAGATTACAAGCAATTGATTGCTGAAATTGAAAAACGGCATTTCGATACGGTAAAAGCGCTCATCCCAGTAGCACATCAAAGTCACTTATTGAGTATAGTGAAAACTGCAGTTAATGAAATTGAAGACATTTGTAACGGGATTTTTCTGTTGAATGAGATTACACCCCGTATTAAGGACAGACTAGCTGCTTACGGTGAATGGTTGTCCTCGCAGATTATTGCAGCTTATATGCAATTTGATGGTGTAAAAGTGCAATGGGTGGACGCCCGGGAGATGATAAAAACCAATAGTAATTACACACAGGCGCAAGTTGATTTTTCCTTGACTTTGCCCAATATCGCGCGTACATTGGATCATAAATCTTGTGATGTATATATCGTTTCCGGATTTATTGCAAGCAATGAGAAGGGTATTACCACTACCATAGGGCGTGGTGGCTCGGATTACACTGCGGCTATTATTGCGGCTGCGCTGAATGCCGACACGCTTGAAATTTGGACTGATGTGAGCGGTATGATGACCGCCGATCCACGTTTGGCTGCCAATGCAAAGGTGATTGACCGCATTTCTTACGGAGAAGCTATGGAGCTTTCGCATTTTGGTGCGAAAGTTATATATCCGCCTACACTACAGCCAGTGATGAACAAAAATATACCGGTATGGATTAAAAATACTTTTGCTCCCGAAGATCCTGGTACTTTAATAGTAAATGATGAACAATCGGTAGTGGCCGCTGCATCTGAGAATATTGTGCGCGGCATTTCAAGCATCAATAATATTGCATTGCTGAGCCTGGAAGGAAGCGGTATGGTGGGGATACCTGGATTTTCCAAAAGATTGTTTGAGGCCTTGAGTCAGGAGCGCATCAATGTCATATTGATTACACAAAGTTCTTCGGAGCATTCCATATGTGTGGCTGTTGATGCCTCTAAGGCAGAGCTCGCTAAGCAAGCCGTGGATGCAGCTTTTGCAGGAGAGCAGGCATTGCAGTTGGTGGATCCTTTAAAAGTTGAAACCGGATTGTCGATCGTGGCTTTAGTAGGAGAGCAGATGAAAAGCCATCCGGGTGTAAGCGGGCGTATGTTCAGTGCTTTGGGAAGAAATGGTATTAACGTGAGGGCTATTGCACAGGGTTCTTCTGAGAAGAATATCAGTGCCGTTGTGTCGACCGAGGATGTAGCAAAGGCTATTAATGTATTGCACGAAGACTTTTTTGAAACCACTTACAAACAGGTGCACCTGTTTATTGTAGGAGTGGGTAATGTGGGATCTAAATTATTGGAGCAGATCGATCAGCAAAATGCTTGGTTGCAGGAACGTTTAAAGTTGAAGATAAATGTGGTGGGGATTAGTAACAGCCGCAATATGATGTTCCATAAAAAGGGTATCGATCTAAAAAGTTGGAAGGAAGAGCTACCTAAGGCACAACCCGCGTCACTGCAGGATTTTGTAGAAATAGCACTTTCGCACAATCTGCGTAACTCCATATTTGTAGACATTTCGGCTAATGCAGAGGTTGCGGCAGTATACGATCGATTTTTACAGAAAAGTGTATCTGTGGTGGCATGTAATAAGATTGCTGCTTCATCGGAGTATAAAATATATAAAAGATTGAAAGAGCTGGCAAGCGCGTATAACTGCAAATTTTTGTTCGAAACCAACGTCGGCGCCGGATTGCCGGTAATAGGTACTTTAAATGATCTGGTACATAGCGGCGATAAAGTACATAAAATAGAAGCAGTATTGAGCGGAACTCTCAATTACGTATTCAATCATTATGACGGTAGTCGTTCTTTTTCTGAGGTGGTAAGACAGGCCCAAGCCGAGGGCTATACTGAGCCTGATCCTCGACTGGATTTGGGAGGTACTGATGTGATGAGAAAAATCCTGATTCTGGCACGGGAGGCTGGATATGAGATGGAAATGTCGGACATTGTGAATAATGCTTTCCTGCCTGCTGAATGCATGGAAGGTTCGGTAGAAGCGTTCTACGAATGTATGCAGCGCCATGAGGCACACTTCAGGAAATTGTTGGAGGAGGCAAAGGAGAAAAATTGCAAGCTTAAATTTGTAGCCACTTTTGAAAATGGAAAAGCGGCAGTAGGTCTGCAACATATCAGCCCAGATAATGATTTGTACAATCTATATGGAAAAGACAATGTGGTGCTGTTCTATACTTCCCGCTACGCCGAGCAGCCATTAGTAATTAAAGGCGCTGGTGCCGGTGCTGATGTGACTGCTAGTGGCGTATTTGCTGATATAGTAAGGGCGGCCCAATAA